The following proteins come from a genomic window of Lycium ferocissimum isolate CSIRO_LF1 chromosome 4, AGI_CSIRO_Lferr_CH_V1, whole genome shotgun sequence:
- the LOC132053739 gene encoding protein MAIN-LIKE 2-like: protein MQHPITEHTPQADVDRRARLYLLVIFGGILFPNTLGSHVSLRYLPFLEHLDEMGCYSWGAAVLAFMYREFCRVPISVRTDIAAFFPLLQIWVWVRMRPFQPIAATPPLDYIDQAMPYARRWTRGGVIRDVDTHHSILPFRDQLDRITSDTAFIWMPYDQILDQLPAFCRAATDRTEDALGEHGPYGCPRDSGICSADSSASRG from the exons ATGCAACATCCGATTACAGAGCACACACCTCAGGCTGATGTTGACCGACGTGCTCGTCTGTACCTTCTCGTCATATTCGGGGGCATCCTGTTCCCGAACACGTTGGGTTCGCATGTGAGCTTGAGGTATTTGCCCTTTCTGGAGCATCTGGACGAGATGGGATGTTACAGTTGGGGCGCTGCTGTTCTGGCTTTCATGTATCGCGAATTCTGTCGAGTGCCTATTAGCGTAAGGACCGATATCGCTGCATTTTTCCCGCTCCTCCAG ATATGGGTATGGGTTAGGATGAGACCTTTTCAGCCCATAGCTGCTACCCCTCCACTCGACTATATTGATCAAGCGATGCCATATGCGCGGAGATGGACGAGAGGAGGCGTTATCCGAGATGTGGATACGCATCACAGTATTCTCCCGTTCAGGGATCAGCTAGATCGTATAACGTCAGACACG GCTTTTATATGGATGCCATATGATCAGATTTTGGATCAGCTGCCGGCATTTTGTAGGGCTG CTACGGACCGTACAGAGGATGCGCTGGGAGAGCATGGACCATATGGATGCCCCCGAGACAGCGGGATATGCAGCGCGGATAGTTCAGCTAGCCGAGGGTGA